The following are encoded in a window of Castanea sativa cultivar Marrone di Chiusa Pesio chromosome 9, ASM4071231v1 genomic DNA:
- the LOC142609566 gene encoding uncharacterized protein LOC142609566, whose amino-acid sequence MDIQARLGSITSHTFWSPKQKPISCSSYSSSNTYSPLVLFCSQRNFQQPQNNDNNNNNNNDDNNKGDKFSTDWDKAWSNFKKQGKKSLFSQFSPDKYVSWNPTRSNYPLSEEVDPIKKAERSNLMLWTSPRFTLAGAIVIVTFLLVYTIVAPIK is encoded by the exons ATGGATATTCAAGCTCGACTCGGAAGCATTACATCCCATACTTTCTGgtccccaaaacaaaaacccatttcaTGTTCTTCTTATTCTTCCTCTAATACCTACTCTCCTCTCGTTTTGTTCTGCTCTCAAAGGAATTTTCAACAACCTCAAAACAAcgataataacaacaacaacaacaacgacgACAATAATAAAG GTGATAAATTCTCTACAGACTGGGACAAGGCCTGGTCTAACTTTAAAAAGCAAGGGAAAAAGTCGCTCTTCTCACAGTTTTCTCCTGACAAGTACGTCAGCTGGAACCCTACGCGCTCAAACTATCCGCTATCTGAGGAAGTTGATCCCATCAAGAAAGCAGAGAGGTCAAATCTCATGCTATGGACTAGTCCAAGGTTTACACTAGCAGGGGCCATTGTGATAGTCACATTTCTTTTGGTCTACACCATTGTTGCACCAATCAAGTGA
- the LOC142610074 gene encoding protein REVEILLE 8-like isoform X1, with protein sequence MNSQPTQNPQSMATSSTPTDSSGKKVRKPYTITKSRESWTEEEHDKFLEALQLFDRDWKKIEDFVGSKTVIQIRSHAQKYFLKVQKNGTVAHVPPPRPKRKATHPYPQKASKNVLMPLQGSLAYPSSINNLTSGYSPWDETSMMINASSSQMVSSSQDDFTSLHGIEADIASKGVARLSNSIQKQGKQAPVLHGLPDFSEVYGFIGSVFDPEIDGHVQKLKEMDPINFETVLLLMRNLTVNLSSPDFEPIRSVLSSYDVNSKTVGLTAGFVAEKQTSDLSC encoded by the exons ATGAATTCACAGCCTACTCAGAATCCTCAATCCATGGCGACCTCGTCAACACCCACTGATAGCTCAGGGAAGAAGGTGAGGAAGCCCTATACTATTACCAAGTCCAGAGAAAGCTGGACTGAAGAAGAGCACGACAAGTTCCTTGAAGCACTTCAACT GTTTGATCGTGActggaaaaaaattgaagattttgTGGGTTCAAAGACAGTGATTCAG ATTCGAAGTCATGCCCAAAAATACTTCTTGAAAGTTCAAAAGAATGGTACAGTAGCACATGTACCTCCTCCTCGCCCGAAGCGAAAGGCTACTCATCCTTATCCACAAAAGGCATCCAAAAATG TTTTGATGCCACTACAAGGATCATTGGCTTATCCTTCTTCGATAAATAATCTTACATCAGGATATTCTCCGTGGGATGAAACTTCCATGATGATAAATGCTTCATCAAGCCAAATGGTGTCATCATCACAAGATGATTTTACTAGTCTTCACGGAATCGAAG CTGATATCGCATCGAAGGGGGTAGCACGGCTTAGTAATAGTATACAAAAGCAAGGGAAACAAGCTCCAGTCCTCCATG GTTTGCCAGACTTTTCTGAAGTGTATGGCTTCATTGGGAGCGTTTTTGATCCAGAGATTGATGGCCATGTGCAGAAGCTCAAGGAAATGGATccaataaattttgaaact GTTTTGTTGTTGATGAGAAACCTCACCGTTAACTTGTCTAGCCCTGATTTTGAGCCAATT AGGAGCGTCCTGTCATCATATGATGTTAATTCCAAAACAGTAGGGTTAACTGCTGGATTTGTTGCCGAGAAGCAGACCAGTGATCTATCCTGTTGA
- the LOC142610074 gene encoding protein REVEILLE 8-like isoform X2, which yields MNSQPTQNPQSMATSSTPTDSSGKKVRKPYTITKSRESWTEEEHDKFLEALQLFDRDWKKIEDFVGSKTVIQIRSHAQKYFLKVQKNGTVAHVPPPRPKRKATHPYPQKASKNGYSPWDETSMMINASSSQMVSSSQDDFTSLHGIEADIASKGVARLSNSIQKQGKQAPVLHGLPDFSEVYGFIGSVFDPEIDGHVQKLKEMDPINFETVLLLMRNLTVNLSSPDFEPIRSVLSSYDVNSKTVGLTAGFVAEKQTSDLSC from the exons ATGAATTCACAGCCTACTCAGAATCCTCAATCCATGGCGACCTCGTCAACACCCACTGATAGCTCAGGGAAGAAGGTGAGGAAGCCCTATACTATTACCAAGTCCAGAGAAAGCTGGACTGAAGAAGAGCACGACAAGTTCCTTGAAGCACTTCAACT GTTTGATCGTGActggaaaaaaattgaagattttgTGGGTTCAAAGACAGTGATTCAG ATTCGAAGTCATGCCCAAAAATACTTCTTGAAAGTTCAAAAGAATGGTACAGTAGCACATGTACCTCCTCCTCGCCCGAAGCGAAAGGCTACTCATCCTTATCCACAAAAGGCATCCAAAAATG GATATTCTCCGTGGGATGAAACTTCCATGATGATAAATGCTTCATCAAGCCAAATGGTGTCATCATCACAAGATGATTTTACTAGTCTTCACGGAATCGAAG CTGATATCGCATCGAAGGGGGTAGCACGGCTTAGTAATAGTATACAAAAGCAAGGGAAACAAGCTCCAGTCCTCCATG GTTTGCCAGACTTTTCTGAAGTGTATGGCTTCATTGGGAGCGTTTTTGATCCAGAGATTGATGGCCATGTGCAGAAGCTCAAGGAAATGGATccaataaattttgaaact GTTTTGTTGTTGATGAGAAACCTCACCGTTAACTTGTCTAGCCCTGATTTTGAGCCAATT AGGAGCGTCCTGTCATCATATGATGTTAATTCCAAAACAGTAGGGTTAACTGCTGGATTTGTTGCCGAGAAGCAGACCAGTGATCTATCCTGTTGA
- the LOC142610073 gene encoding mediator of RNA polymerase II transcription subunit 4, whose translation MLQSPARLGLTNPNSPSLQNPTPPKITHHPNHQLQPSSNLSSSTTTPTISTTTTTTSSTLLSLLPPLPRAQTLLLQMASLASKLFEVSPNRSIWLTAFRGSLPTFLSPQTQTTPLESSPSTAKEIHSLFTVLQTQLFEAVAELQEILDLQDAKKKVAREIQSKDSSLLAFANKLKDAERVLDILVDDYSDYRRPKRAKLEEDESMEEEEDDSSSCTTTVASKLKLSDILSYAHKISYTTFAPPEFGAGQAPLRGALPPAPQEEQMRASQLYNFADLDVGLPKVDESKEKTIEAIVEPPASQPADANPLANLTGLLPPNITVPSGWKPGMPVELPVNLPMPPPGWKPGDPVPLSVLESLPVPRADEQQMRGPLAPQHKPPGPIQVRHVELDILDQDDDSSDYSSEEASSEDED comes from the coding sequence atgcttcaatCTCCAGCAAGGCTAGGGCTTACAAACCCAAATTCACCTTCACTTCAAAACCCTACTCCACCAAAAATCACCCATCACCCAAATCACCAGCTCCAACCTTCTTCCAATCTCTCATCATCAACCACAACTCCCACtatctccaccaccaccaccaccacttcttcaactcttctctctctcctcccaccTCTCCCTAGAGCCCAAACCCTTCTCCTCCAAATGGCTTCTTTAGCCTCCAAACTCTTCGAGGTCTCGCCTAATCGCTCCATCTGGCTCACCGCATTTCGTGGCTCTCTCCCTACTTTTCTCTCCCCTCAAACCCAAACCACCCCGCTCGAGTCCTCCCCTTCTACTGCCAAAGAAATCCACTCCCTTTTCACTGTCCTCCAAACCCAGCTCTTCGAAGCTGTTGCGGAGCTTCAAGAGATTCTTGATCTCCAGGATGCTAAGAAGAAAGTTGCCCGTGAAATCCAGTCCAAGGATTCTTCGCTTCTCGCGTTTGCTAATAAGCTGAAAGATGCTGAGCGTGTTCTTGATATtcttgttgatgattactctgaTTATCGCCGCCCCAAAAGAGCGAAATTAGAGGAGGATGAGAgcatggaggaggaggaggatgattcttcttcttgtacTACCACTGTTGCATCTAAGCTGAAGTTGTCGGATATTTTATCGTATGCCCATAAGATAAGCTACACGACCTTTGCACCACCTGAGTTTGGTGCTGGGCAGGCTCCCCTTCGTGGTGCTCTCCCGCCTGCACCACAAGAAGAGCAAATGCGTGCTTCGCAGCTTTACAATTTTGCTGACCTTGATGTTGGTTTACCTAAAGTGGACGAAAGCAAGGAGAAAACAATTGAAGCTATTGTTGAGCCCCCAGCTTCACAGCCAGCAGATGCCAATCCACTTGCAAATCTAACTGGTCTGCTTCCTCCAAACATCACTGTTCCATCTGGCTGGAAACCTGGGATGCCTGTGGAATTGCCCGTTAATTTGCCAATGCCCCCACCTGGATGGAAGCCTGGGGACCCTGTGCCATTGTCTGTGCTTGAGTCTCTTCCTGTTCCTAGGGCTGACGAGCAACAAATGCGTGGGCCCCTTGCTCCTCAACATAAGCCACCTGGGCCAATACAGGTTCGGCATGTTGAGCTGGATATTCTGGATCAAGATGATGATAGCAGTGATTATAGCAGTGAAGAGGCCagctctgaagatgaagattga